One Setaria viridis chromosome 7, Setaria_viridis_v4.0, whole genome shotgun sequence genomic region harbors:
- the LOC117864086 gene encoding UDP-xylose transporter 1 has product MSAGLQLGVIGSLALSVASSVAIVICNKALISTLGFPFATTLTSWHLMVTFCTLHVAQRLHFFEPKAIDGQTVILFGLLNGTSIGLLNLSLGFNSIGFYQMTKLAIIPFTVLLETIFLKKRFSESIKLSLLVLLLGVGIASVTDLKLNLLGSILSGLAIATTCVGQILTNTIQKRLKVSSTQLLYQSAPYQAAILFATGPFVDQLLTNRSVFAHKYSAPVLAFIVLSCLIAVSVNFSTFLVIGTTSPVTYQVLGHLKTCLVLSFGYTLLHDPFTLRNILGILVAIFGMALYSYFSVRESKKKSTNDALPVSQMPDKEAEPLLATKDSNDTKKANGLSHDC; this is encoded by the exons ATGTCAGCTGGTTTACAGCTTGGTGTGATTGGGTCACTTGCCCTTTCCGTTGCATCTTCAGTTGCCATTGTTATCTGCAACAAAGCACTCATCAGCACACTTGGTTTTCCATTCG CTACAACATTAACAAGCTGGCATCTGATGGTGACCTTCTGCACCCTCCATGTGGCACAACGCTTACATTTCTTTGAGCCCAAGGCAATTGATGGACAGACGGTGATACTCTTTGGGTTGCTGAACGGCACCTCGATTGGCCTTCTCAACCTTAGTTTAGGATTCAACTCCATTGGATTCTATCAG ATGACAAAATTGGCAATCATACCCTTCACTGTGCTATTGGAGACAATCTTCCTGAAGAAAAGATTCAG TGAGAGCATCAAGCTTTCTCTTCTGGTCTTACTTCTTGGAGTAGGCATCGCTTCAGTTACTGACCTCAAGCTAAATCTGCTCGGGTCCATCCTTTCTGGCCTCGCTATTGCCACCACTTGTGTTGGTCAAATC CTCACAAATACAATACAGAAGAGATTGAAAGTCTCCTCAACGCAGCTTCTGTACCAATCCGCGCCATACCAGGCAGCAATTTTGTTTGCAACTGGCCCTTTTGTGGATCAACTCCTTACTAACCGCAGTGTCTTCGCACACAAATACTCTGCTCCAGTTTTG GCTTTCATTGTCCTATCTTGCTTGATTGCGGTGTCTGTGAACTTCAGTACATTCCTCGTGATTGGAACAACATCCCCGGTGACATACCAGGTGCTTGGCCACCTTAAGACATGCTTGGTTCTATCATTTGGTTACACTCTATTACATGATCCTTTCACTCTACGGAACATATTGGGCATTCTGGTAGCCATATTTGGGATGGCACTGTACTCCTACTTCTCAGTGAGAGAAAGCAAGAAGAAGTCAACAAATGATGCTCTGCCAGTTTCACAG ATGCCAGATAAGGAGGCTGAACCACTTTTGGCAACGAAAGACAGCAACGACACCAAAAAAGCAAATGGTTTATCTCACGACTGCTAA